In Dermacentor albipictus isolate Rhodes 1998 colony chromosome 6, USDA_Dalb.pri_finalv2, whole genome shotgun sequence, the following proteins share a genomic window:
- the LOC139047021 gene encoding uncharacterized protein: protein MDRRRHKKKYKTSHQFGSRKRKSPMPKSKASSTASSADSADVQCGADIVDTQQQFPQCTDASDPQPSTSRTDISDPRRRISGADDSDPRPSTSRADDSDPRPSTSRVDETQSRFGSTIQAHLEPHYISIETSRGRAETVQASLSSVLATERKMKLTGEGGSCADVELADEFLVVQVTALNALYKNALCQECSQPGLTVHLGTRHGLAARMLLTCNACGIVASEWSSPRVEGGKAFDVNMRAMQAIKTTGRGATALTDFWSVMNVSHRGLHHKTFQRHLKSKFRPAGGMAAASLFSDAVAAVRKVYSEMDLAFTKNVTVVYDGTWMTRGHASHIGVGTIIEFYTGLVLDCVVLSNRCHGCTLGPKENDEGYSEWKENHVCQKNTDANSSRMEVEAALILFRRSLERNDLRYTSVVCDGDSRTYQALCEDKAYGFITFNKEDCINHVKKRMGTALRTLVSKSRRSKPIGGKGGLTQDLIKKLTDYYGMAIRNNSEVDDMQRAIMATFYHITSTDKDPHHELCPPGPLSWCRHQAAEAEGKAPPEHKYKLATHVSAALLPVYQRLSDPQLLSRCQGKKTQNAAESLHSVIWSTLPKEQNASLIAAETAVNEAVCKYNAGTLRAYRQFCASLGLKPGKHSLQRAAEKDALRKKKASKKHQMKGHMPKKPRCAKDTKDYNPGAF from the coding sequence ATGGATCGGCGACGGCATAAGAAGAAATACAAAACTTCGCATCAATTTGGCAGCCGTAAGCGCAAGTCTCCGATGCCCAAAAGTAAAGCGTCATCAACAGCTTCCAGTGCTGATTCTGCTGATGTTCAGTGCGGCGCGGACATCGTGGACACACAGCAGCAGTTCCCTCAATGTACGGATGCCTCGGACCCGCAACCAAGCACCTCGCGCACCGACAtctcggacccgcgacgacgcatCTCGGGCGCCGACGACTCGGACCCGCGACCAAGCACTTCACGCGCTGACGACTCGGACCCGCGACCAAGCACCTCACGCGTGGATGAAACGCAGTCGAGATTCGGCAGTACAATTCAGGCTCACTTGGAACCGCACTACATATCGATAGAAACTTCTCGTGGGCGAGCCGAGACAGTGCAAGCATCACTCAGTTCTGTTTTGGCGAccgaaagaaaaatgaagctcacCGGTGAGGGAGGAAGTTGTGCTGATGTGGAGCTGGCGGATGAGTTTTTGGTTGTGCAGGTCACAGCATTGAATGCTTTGTACAAGAATGCCTTGTGCCAAGAATGCTCTCAGCCAGGACTGACTGTTCATTTGGGAACAAGGCATGGATTGGCTGCACGAATGCTACTGACCTGCAATGCCTGCGGCATTGTTGCAAGTGAATGGTCATCGCCGCGAGTAGAGGGTGGTAAGGCTTTTGACGTGAATATGCGTGCAATGCAAGCAATTAAAACCACTGGCAGAGGGGCAACTGCACTGACTGACTTTTGGTCAGTAATGAACGTTTCACACAGAGGCTTGCACCATAAGACATTCCAAAGACATCTGAAATCAAAATTCAGGCCTGCTGGTGGGATGGCTGCGGCAAGTCTCTTTTCTGATGCTGTGGCAGCCGTGCGGAAAGTTTACAGTGAAATGGACCTGGCATTCACCAAAAATGTGACGGTAGTCTACGACGGCACATGGATGACACGTGGTCATGCATCCCATATTGGTGTGGGCACAATAATTGAGTTTTACACTGGTCTGGTGCTTGACTGCGTTGTGCTCTCGAACAGATGCCATGGATGCACGCTTGGGCCGAAAGAAAACGATGAAGGCTACAGTGAATGGAAAGAGAATCACGTGTGCCAAAAGAACACCGATGCAAACTCAAGCCGAATGGAGGTCGAGGCAGCGTTGATCTTGTTCAGAAGGTCACTGGAAAGGAATGACCTCCGCTACACATCTGTTGTTTGTGATGGGGATAGCCGTACCTACCAGGCCCTTTGTGAAGACAAGGCTTATGGCTTCATTACATTCAACAAAGAGGACTGTATCAATCACGTTAAAAAGAGGATGGGTACAGCCCTGCGAACACTCGTCTCAAAAAGCAGAAGAAGTAAACCGATTGGAGGGAAGGGTGGCCTGACCCAAGACCTAATCAAAAAGCTCACCGATTATTATGGCATGGCCATACGTAATAATAGTGAAGTAGATGATATGCAAAGGGCCATAATGGCAACCTTTTATCATATCACTTCAACAGATAAAGaccctcatcatgagctctgccCTCCAGGACCCCTGAGCTGGTGCAGACACCAGGCTGCAGAAGCTGAAGGTAAAGCTCCGCCAGAACACAAGTACAAATTAGCAACACATGTTTCAGCTGCGTTGCTGCCTGTGTATCAACGCCTCTCGGATCCTCAGCTGCTCAGCCGTTGCCAAGGCAAGAAGACTCAGAATGCAGCCGAGAGTCTCCACTCTGTCATTTGGTCAACTCTACCAAAAGAGCAAAATGCTTCATTGATCGCAGCGGAGACAGCTGTCAATGAGGCAGTCTGCAAGTACAATGCTGGAACGCTTCGTGCATACAGACAGTTTTGTGCCTCACTTGGCTTGAAGCCAGGAAAGCATTCCCTTCAAAGAGCTGCAGAAAAGGATGccctacgaaaaaaaaaggcatctaaAAAACATCAGATGAAAGGCCACATGCCCAAGAAGCCCCGCTGTGCTAAGGACACCAAGGACTACAATCCTGGTGCATTTTAG